The genomic DNA TCTATTAATATATCCGATATTGATTTTTGTATAGAAGCACATAAATCATGTATATTATTTTTTATAAAAAATGGATCTTTTTTTGTTTGATTTTCAATAAATTTTAATATATAAGTCTTTAATCCACTGAAACTAAAATTTAATCCTTTTATTAAAGGTTTTGGAAAAAAAAATTTTTTATTATTTCCATATTTTGAATATATTTCTATGGAAGATCCTCCAGGATAATTAAATCCTATTTTTCTTGCGATTTTATCAATTGTTTCTCCTAATGCATTGTCTAATGTAGATCCTATTACTTTCATATAAAAGTATCCATTTACTTTTATAATTTGTGTATGTCCTCCACTTATTACTAAACCTAAAAATGGAAATGTTGGAAAACGATTATTAAAATTTGCATTTTTAATAAAATGAACTAATATATGAGCTTGTATATGATCGACTGTTATAATAGGAATATTTAATCCCATAGCTAATGATTTAGAAAAAGAACATCCTACTAATAAAGAATTAATTAGTCCTGGACCTATAGTGCATGATACTGCATCAATTTGATTTTGTTTTATTTTTGCTACAAAAATGGATTTATTAAATGCTTCTAATAATTTTTCATCATGTAATCTTGCTGCAAGTTCAGGGACTACCCCTCCATATTTTTTATGAATATTTTGATGTATAATAATATTAGATAATATATTATTAGATTCTACAATAGAAACTGCAGTTTCATCACATGATGACTCAATTCCAATAATAATTGGATTTTTTTTTTTCAAATATTCAAATATTTTATAAAAACCTAAATTAACAAAAAATGGAAATAAACAATTAATATAAATAATAAACTAAATAAAAAAAATAGATACTAAATATTTTAAATAAATAAATAAAGTAATTAACTTTAAAAAGTTATTTTAGGAGAGTTGCCGGAGTGGTTAACGGAACAGTTTGCTAAACTGTCGATACACAAAAATGTATCGCGTGGGTTCAAATCCCACACTCTCCGCATATTGTGAATATATTTCGGGGTATAGCGTAGTTTGGTTATCGCGCCTGGTTTGGGACCAGGAGGTCGTAGGTTCAAATCCTGCTACCCCGATTTTCAAATCGGGTCACGTAGCTCAAATGGACAGAGCAACTGCCTTCTAAGCAGTAGGTTACAGGTTCGAATCCTGTCGTGATCATTATTTATTTTTTTTTCCAAGTAATACTTCATCTATCATCCCATATTCTTTAGCTTCTATAGAATTCATCCAATAATCTCTATCTGAATCTTTTTCAATTTTTTCAATTGGTACACCTGAATGATTAGATATTATTTCATAAAGTTCCTTTTTTAATTTTAATATTTCACGAAATTTAATTTCAATATCTGATACTTGTCCATATGTACCACCTATAGGTTGATGAATCATTATTCTAGAATGTTTTAATGAAGATCTCTTCTTTTTTGCCCCAGAACATAATAATATAGCTGCCATAGATGCCGCAACACCGGTACAAATTGTTGATACATCAGGACTAACTATTTGCATAGTATCATACACGCCTAATCCTGCATAAACTTCTCCTCCAGGAGAATTAATATAAATTTGAATATCTTTTTTAGGATCTATAGATTGTAAAAATAATAGTTGTGCTTGTATAATATTAGCTATTTGATCTTCTATTGGAGTACCTAAAAAAATAATACGGTCCATCATTAAACGAGAAAAAACGTCCATTTGCGCAATATTTAACTTTCTTTCCTCTACAATATAAGGTGTTGTTAATTTTAAATACTCGTCTATTTTTAAACTGTTAATTTTCTTATGTTTTACTGCATATTTTATAAATTCTTTTGAATCTTTTTTATAATTCATTTATGTTCATTTTAATAAAAACTTTTATAAAGTTACTTAATAATTAGTGTTTTTTTTTGTATGTAATACTTTGTTAAAAATATAAAATTTAATTTAAATTGTATAAAAAATTAGTATTACAAACATTTATTTATTCTATAGGACTAATTTTACCAAAATTAATAAATTATATCTTTATAAGATTTTTTACTTTTTCGTTAAAAAGAGAAGAATTTTCTATTTATACAGATATGTATTCCATGTCTTTTTTAATTATAGGATTTCTTTCTTTTGGATTAGAAAATACTTATTTTAGATTCTTATATAAAAAAAATTATAATAAAAATATTGTTTTTTCTACTACTATAATTATACAATTATTTATTATTTTTATATTCTCTATTATATCCATAAATTTTTTAAAAAAATTAATCCATTTTACTGGATATTCAAATCATCCTGAATACTTTATCATGTTTTTTTTTATAATAATATTTGATACTATATGTGCATTACCTATGTCGTGGATACGTATTAATGAGAAACCTATGTTATATATATTTATTAATATCGTTACTATGATAACACAATCATTATTTACATTATATATGTTTTTTTGCAACAAAAATTATATTTTTATGGAAAAAAAAATTTATATAATAAGTTTATATAATTTTATTAATAATATTACGAATAAAACAGGATATATATTTGTTTCAAATGTAATTTCTTCTTTTGTTAATTTTATATTAGTAATTCCTATTTTAATAAAAAAAGTAAAAATATCTAATTTTAGAACATCTATTGCAAAAGAAATAATTAATTATAGTATACCTATTATGTTTGGGACAATATCTTTTTCTGTTAATGAAAACTTAGATAAGATTTTAATCAAAAGATGGGTTTCAGACGAAATTAATGGTGCTTATTCTGCATGCTATAAAATAGCATCTTTTATGAATTTATATATGAGAATATTTCGTTTAGGAATTGAACCTTTTTTTTTCAAAAAATCTAATGATTCTAATGCAAAATATTATTATGAAGATATTACCTATTTATTTATTT from Blattabacterium cuenoti includes the following:
- the tsaD gene encoding tRNA (adenosine(37)-N6)-threonylcarbamoyltransferase complex transferase subunit TsaD; translation: MKKKNPIIIGIESSCDETAVSIVESNNILSNIIIHQNIHKKYGGVVPELAARLHDEKLLEAFNKSIFVAKIKQNQIDAVSCTIGPGLINSLLVGCSFSKSLAMGLNIPIITVDHIQAHILVHFIKNANFNNRFPTFPFLGLVISGGHTQIIKVNGYFYMKVIGSTLDNALGETIDKIARKIGFNYPGGSSIEIYSKYGNNKKFFFPKPLIKGLNFSFSGLKTYILKFIENQTKKDPFFIKNNIHDLCASIQKSISDILIDKMNQAVIETDINRIVLSGGVSSNKEIINNFSVHAKKNNWDLFIPKKCFATDNGAMIAITGFFKYKRNMFSSIKISPYSKCKQIYSPTIS
- a CDS encoding ATP-dependent Clp protease proteolytic subunit, which translates into the protein MNYKKDSKEFIKYAVKHKKINSLKIDEYLKLTTPYIVEERKLNIAQMDVFSRLMMDRIIFLGTPIEDQIANIIQAQLLFLQSIDPKKDIQIYINSPGGEVYAGLGVYDTMQIVSPDVSTICTGVAASMAAILLCSGAKKKRSSLKHSRIMIHQPIGGTYGQVSDIEIKFREILKLKKELYEIISNHSGVPIEKIEKDSDRDYWMNSIEAKEYGMIDEVLLGKKNK
- a CDS encoding lipopolysaccharide biosynthesis protein — translated: MYKKLVLQTFIYSIGLILPKLINYIFIRFFTFSLKREEFSIYTDMYSMSFLIIGFLSFGLENTYFRFLYKKNYNKNIVFSTTIIIQLFIIFIFSIISINFLKKLIHFTGYSNHPEYFIMFFFIIIFDTICALPMSWIRINEKPMLYIFINIVTMITQSLFTLYMFFCNKNYIFMEKKIYIISLYNFINNITNKTGYIFVSNVISSFVNFILVIPILIKKVKISNFRTSIAKEIINYSIPIMFGTISFSVNENLDKILIKRWVSDEINGAYSACYKIASFMNLYMRIFRLGIEPFFFKKSNDSNAKYYYEDITYLFILFGLIFYVIICGNIQFVKDFLINKKYHVTISIVPIIMIGNLFLGIYTNISIIYKIMNKPFVGTYISLVGVLITLLFSIIFMIYPNKNNFLIPAWGTFMSYGSMLLILFFWNKKNIKKFCKNINNVLLHFFVAIILVYIMNKNRILEINFIIQILYLIIIFLYERKKLLNLIK